TTCATGTTCCTTTTTATCCTTTAATCTAGTCAACGTTATCCTATATTCAATTCTGGAATTTATGCGTTTCAGCTTGATTTAGTTTTGATTAAGCATAGAGAAGTTgtgtttataaacaaaaatgtttactatAATAGTTTATAGtgaatattgattaaaaaattgataaatgttTCTATGGTTGTTGAAAgttaagaatatatttttgaatgaacCTCAATTTAAAGATTCAGTGCTCATCTCAATCTTAGTAGTTAACGATCTAGATTTATATAGATCTTTCAACGCCCCTTAATCAGATCTGCCATAGGTGAGTCATGGCTAAAGAGCTATGACCTGCAGTTCAGCTATATGCCCAGGTCTAGtataagaaaaacatattCCATAGTCTAATGaacaaattatgtttattatattCACAAAAACAAACGATTTCCGTAAATTGGCGCTTTTCATacgtcaaaaatatattatcatacacaaaaaatctgaatatatCACAATAATAAgtgcaattattattttgtgagCACAATAAAATTGATCTACATAACTCCTGCTCACAATAATTATCAATACACATTACTGCCTATTTAAGGCCTGCAAGATTCTCAAAATATACAAGAATAAATTGATAATGTCCATGTACAAATTAATGGTGGCCAATATATATTCTTCTGGGGAAAGAGTTTCCATAATCATTTTGGtgtcataaataataaagaggCAGAACAAGAACGCTCCCCCAAACCCTATTAACAATTCAAAAATGGGAGATTGAATCAAAATCTGCAAGAATCCCCCTATGATCAGGATAATCAATCCTGCAAATAGACTGCAAAAAAGAAATCATCAACATCCTCCCTactcaataaaaattgattaaattcttacGCAGAATGCATTGCTGAAAAATCATGTTTGACTTGAAAAGTATATAGTGTGAGACCTCCCAATACAAGTAGAGTCAATACCAGAGCCTCCAAAACTATAGTTTTGGAGTAAAAGGTTACAATTACTCCTATTGTGTATGCCTGGACTAGTGTCTAAAATTGAAGGGAATTTAAATAGTTAATAATGCATATATATACATGTGTAGATATAGTTAAGAACTTACAAAAGCagtcaataaaataaaattggctGGGGATTCCTTTCTTTTTATGTGCAGGGCAATTAGGAGAATTATACTAGCAAAGAAGCTGAGCATCATCATCCAATCACTGAAAACaatgaaagattttttgtaattgaaGCTGTATGGTGTAAAATAACTATCATGTTAAACGCTTCTAATCTCACACAACCAAGGAATTACAAATTACTTACTTAGTTTGAACAAATCCTTTGATAGGTGGGGTGAACATGAAAATAGCAGCAATAATCACAGTAAAGAAGATTTGCATAGTAAGAAGGCCATAGACCTTCCGAAGGAAAGCCAATCGGATGATTTTCGTTGCCTGAGCTACATTATTTCTGTAAGCAAAATCGTTTTCAATTCCATTTTCATCATATTTTTTCCCTCCTTGCTCCACATCTTCAGTAAGTATCAAAGGTACACTTTGAGACATTTCCTGCTGAAACTGGATGGGTTAGGTGAACCTAAGGTATTAGGGCCAAGAACACCTAATGTACGTTTTTAAAGCTTAAACAATATGGAAAGTGAAAattgttcaattattttagTGCTCAGGAAAGCACTGTAAACAAACGTAATGTAGTGATGTGGTGATAAACAAGGTCCCAAATAATAATAGGAAATTTCCCTTATTTTGCAAACTTATAAACTTTACCTTCAACTACAATCTGCAACAGGATTAAACAGAttagcttaaaaaaattaacgtaataaaaaattactttaactCTGGGACATTTTTCCCTTCTTGGATACGtcacgtatttttttattgctttttttgaCAGAACTAACTTGATCAATCAATCATCCGATGACgaatttcttgtttctgaCTACTACGGCCTTCCGACAGATAGCGCTCCAAAGTATGCTAAATGCTATTAAcgtatttaaaaacaataaacataacctaaccaaaattgaaaatataaaaaaaaaaattataacaattgttctccaaaacttccaaattcaCATTTGGGTCAAATTCTCATCtttcaaaacaaatcaaatagAATGATTCTGCGGAGGATAAGCCAACAAGCAACTAAACCAAAGGATATACGAAAGGTATTATCGTGGACTATACATTCATATGGAGATCTAAAAGAACTACAGCTTATGGACACTCGAATTCCCATTATAACTGACCCAGATGATGTCCTCGTGCAAGTGAAGGCAGCATCGCTGAATCCAATAGACTCATTTATGTTAGGTAGGTGGCTAATTGATACCATTAATGCTATTTATATGAGATGACAGGAAGTGACTGAAAAGTTACCCTTGTATTTATTGTCTTCCTCTACTTGTGAGGAAGAAGctaacaaagaaataaatatattaaactttttttaatcaaattgttAATTCTTTGATATGTTTGCAATTAAGATTAtgattcattttatattttttgtagaatCTCAGATACCAAAAGCAATTTGACAACCCCAGTTACAGCATATTAAGtctccaaaaaattttttctgcGTAACCAGTTTTGTAACTCTTGTCCTTTTAGAAATAACTATAGtggacatattttttatagcaCATGCTAACAAAGCAGTAAACAGTTTGCtttcatattttatagatGTTGAAGCAGTCACAGACAGTTATGGAATAACTCCACCTTACCCTGCTCAAATCGAGCAGTCCATTTAAGATTCtctaaaaattcctttatccctaaaaaatttcatttcaattttaggtGGCTATGGTAGGACTTCATTTCAAATGTTAAGGAACTTTGAAGTTGAATTTCCTCTAATTTTAGGCAGAGATTTTTCAGgtacataattattttctaaaattttaattttctgggCAAGTTCAAATAAATAAGTATATTGATTTAGGAACTGTAATTGGGAAAGGGCATGAAGTCAAGGAACTCAACATTGGAGATGAAGTGTATGGATTTCTACCACCTTACAAACAAGGGTCATTTACCAAAGCTGTTATTGCTTCAAAACACTGTGTAAGCATCATTAACCCAGGGAGTTCCCTATACGTACATACAATACAAGATCTAGTGGAAATAACTGATAGAAATCATTAATGATTTCAAATTAATCTAATTCATCATCCctacttaattaaataataaatcgcTGTTTGCCTCCAGTGAATGAacagtttgttttatttttagccaCAAAGAGTgcataaactttttaaaatatcagtaAATTACTTAATTGATTATATGATGATGATAATAGAAAATTgactataaataaatttttactgaAGGTAGTTTTCACAACTACtggttttttgtttaatactATTTTCTAATACGCACAGGGTCgatgatatttatttagtgttttatcatttaaacggatttgggacaccctgtacactgTATGGTATACATAGAGACAATAAACTGATGAGTACTTATTCATTACCCACAGTATGATTTTGTTCCAGGTGCTATCTAAACCAAAGAATTTGAATTACGCAGAGAGTGCCGCAGTTGCATATGCAACAATGACTGCCTGGAGTGGACTAttcatttttgcaaatatgaTCAACAGACCAAATAAAGGCTTGAGGGTTTTAGTGCTAGGTGGGTCTGGTGGTGTAGGAACTGCAGCCATCCAACTATTGAAATCGCAGGGATGTGTGGtaggtattttattaaaatttcatgctGAATTTCTCAAAATCTGAAGGagatattaaaacttaaatataGTATAGCTCCTGGACTCGATTTTAAAGTCTTTAATCAATGAAGGTATTGTAAACAATAGTCTCTATGGTATCCAGACACtcaattgaaagaaaatttcacataattataaattttcatttaggtTTACACTACATGTTCAAAAGATGCCATTCCATTGGTAACTTCACTTAATCCCGATGTTATATTTGATAGAGGAGACCctgatttcgaaaaaaacgtGCAATTAGAAGGAAAGTAAGTGATGGgatattgttttcttttagttctttgtttttctttttttgttactaCAAGCTAGGAGCAGAGATAAAAATGGTATCAAAGGTGAGGGTAATATGTTTTGAGATCAGCTCAGGTTCAGTTTATATTATGTAAGCTTATATTACAGTTCTTTGAATTATCTATTATTAGAAGTTTTCAGTTATTGAAATATGGGGAACTAGTGTTAATTTACAATTGCTTTAAGTTAATGTTCTCCTTGAAGATACAACATCATACTGGATGCTGCCAAAGTCGGAATTGATAACATCCCCAACAGTTGGCAATACGAGTCATATGTCACATTGAATTCACCCTTGTTAGTGAATAACGATAAAGATGGTTTAGTCGGAGGATTAATAAAAAGCGCTGGAAATTTGGTAGCTGCGAATGCTTCTCGGATATGCTCGGGGAAAACTGTTCGATGGGGCTACGTACTTCCTTCAAATAgtggatttaaatttattcacgAATTGATATGTCAAGGAAAAGTGAGAGTTATGAAATTAGTAGTAGTTGAATTTTTAAGCTTGGCAATTTATGTTTAGATACGGCCAATTATTCAACAGCAATTTGGTTTCAAGGACTTGCCGTTAGCTATGGAGACTCTTCAAAAAGGCCATGCCAGAGGCAAAATTGTCTTGGCTGAGTGTTAAGCTTATTTTGTCATCGTTCGTAAGCGATACagttttgtgataattttaataacttgtAGGTTTCAAAAATCCACTCTCCCTCTTGTTCGGAATTAGAAATATTACTtgaacgaaaaaaattaattttgtaacatatatttaataataaaatcattcaTTTGCAAATACAGTCGAATCTCCATAACTCGAATTTTAAGGGACCGCAAAATAACTTCAACTTAAGAGATTTCGaattaaagagaaaagagtggataataaaataaataatatttattgcattacacatacaaatatttaattaaaaaaaatatattacatattgtactaaataaaacatgtaaatctatacatatgtatgttatTATACGTTATGTGATCACTTTTTAAAGTAATCGGTTATTAACTTTTGATGTACTGTGTTCTTCTCACAATCTAactcataaaatttctttagtttatcaagtaaaagaaatatatcGTCTGTCGTGTTTTCattcatgttaaaaaaaagttggagtGTTTCAAATGCATTTGACATTTCGTGAAGGGAAGGTTTTTTCCTGGGAATATCATCACTGTCGCTTTCATCGGATATTTCTTGATGCTCAGCCTGGTTACTAATACTAGCCACAATTTCTTCATCTGTAGCAATCTCGCTAGTAATAGATTGTCATTAACATTTATAAACTCATCCATGGATGTCAGGTGATCTACGTTGCATAATTCTACACATCTATTAAACATATCTTTAATATTCGAAGTCATTTGTTGTTCCTGGATTATTTTTTCCCTTACTTGTGCTAATGGAATTTCATCCTCTTGGTCATAAAAGTTGTGAATGCTAAAACCAGCTTTTCTAAAACAATTGTGAATTGTTGTCTGGGTGACATTCACATTCTACACGTTGGCCACAATAGTAATGCAATCGAGAAGATCAATCTTAGGAATGGAAGAATGACTTTCAAAActgtccaaaatttttttcaaaatcctctGTCTATAATGGAGCTTGAAACAATTTATGATGCCTTGATCGAGAGGCTGTAATTTGGAAGTCATGTTCGGTGGAAAGAAAGTTAACTTGATGGCTCTTAATTTGTGATTTAGCTGAGGATGCGCCGGACAGTTATCAATAATTAGTGAAACTTTTCAGttttgatgtaaaaaatttgtGTCCAATTTCAAAAGCCACGATTCGAACAGATCGGCAGTCATCCATGCTACTTTTATAGGTAAGTGGTAAGCTTGTCACACCTCGAAAACATCGTGGTTTGGCACTTTTCCttattaatacaatttttaatttctcagtACCAGTCATATTTGCGGCTAGCAAACAGGTAACCCTTTCCTTACTTAGTTTGCCTCCATAAcacttttcgtttttgaaGGACAACGTTTTATCTGgtaagcatttaaaaaataatccagtTTCGTTTGCGTTAAAGACGTCTTTCTCAGCATATAGAGCTAAAAGAGCTGGCAAAGTTTCTTGGATCCAGGTATTACAATGCGCTTCATCAATAGCTGCACTTTCACCGCAAATCTTTTTCTGCATTATACcatatctaa
The nucleotide sequence above comes from Euwallacea similis isolate ESF13 chromosome 16, ESF131.1, whole genome shotgun sequence. Encoded proteins:
- the LOC136413981 gene encoding protein lifeguard 4-like, with the protein product MSQSVPLILTEDVEQGGKKYDENGIENDFAYRNNVAQATKIIRLAFLRKVYGLLTMQIFFTVIIAAIFMFTPPIKGFVQTNDWMMMLSFFASIILLIALHIKRKESPANFILLTAFTLVQAYTIGVIVTFYSKTIVLEALVLTLLVLGGLTLYTFQVKHDFSAMHSALFAGLIILIIGGFLQILIQSPIFELLIGFGGAFLFCLFIIYDTKMIMETLSPEEYILATINLYMDIINLFLYILRILQALNRQ
- the LOC136413980 gene encoding reticulon-4-interacting protein 1 homolog, mitochondrial-like gives rise to the protein MILRRISQQATKPKDIRKVLSWTIHSYGDLKELQLMDTRIPIITDPDDVLVQVKAASLNPIDSFMLGGYGRTSFQMLRNFEVEFPLILGRDFSGTVIGKGHEVKELNIGDEVYGFLPPYKQGSFTKAVIASKHCVLSKPKNLNYAESAAVAYATMTAWSGLFIFANMINRPNKGLRVLVLGGSGGVGTAAIQLLKSQGCVVYTTCSKDAIPLVTSLNPDVIFDRGDPDFEKNVQLEGKYNIILDAAKVGIDNIPNSWQYESYVTLNSPLLVNNDKDGLVGGLIKSAGNLVAANASRICSGKTVRWGYVLPSNSGFKFIHELICQGKIRPIIQQQFGFKDLPLAMETLQKGHARGKIVLAEC
- the LOC136413983 gene encoding tigger transposable element-derived protein 4-like, whose translation is MQKKICGESAAIDEAHCNTWIQETLPALLALYAEKDVFNANETGLFFKCLPDKTLSFKNEKCYGGKLSKERVTCLLAANMTGTEKLKIVLIRKSAKPRCFRGVTSLPLTYKSSMDDCRSVRIVAFEIGHKFFTSKLKSFTNY